The following coding sequences are from one Rathayibacter sp. SW19 window:
- the recO gene encoding DNA repair protein RecO, producing the protein MPVYRDEAVVLRTHKLGEADRIVTLLTRRHGKVRAVAKGVRRTASKFGARLEPFMVADVQLYEGRSLDTITQAESLGSYGALIADDYPSYTAANAMVEAADRLTEAEGSVQQYILLVGALRSLARREHASTMTLDSYLLRALSVAGWAPSFIDCSRCGTPGPHDSIVVQLGGVVCGQCAPTGAPRVDAPTIALLGALLAGEWDVVDAADDSTRSKASGVVAAYTQWHLERGLRSLAHVARENRMGAPA; encoded by the coding sequence GTGCCTGTCTATCGTGATGAAGCCGTCGTGCTGCGAACGCACAAGCTGGGTGAGGCCGACCGCATCGTCACCCTGTTGACCCGGCGGCACGGCAAGGTGCGGGCGGTCGCCAAGGGCGTGCGCCGCACCGCGTCGAAGTTCGGCGCGCGTCTCGAGCCGTTCATGGTCGCGGATGTGCAACTGTACGAGGGCAGGAGCCTCGACACCATCACACAGGCCGAGTCTCTCGGGTCGTACGGAGCGCTCATCGCGGACGACTACCCGAGCTACACTGCGGCGAATGCGATGGTGGAGGCGGCGGACCGGCTGACTGAGGCGGAGGGTTCCGTGCAGCAGTACATCCTGCTCGTCGGTGCGTTGCGCTCGCTCGCCCGGCGTGAGCACGCCTCGACGATGACGCTGGATTCCTATCTTCTGCGCGCTTTGTCCGTAGCAGGCTGGGCGCCGAGCTTCATCGACTGCTCGCGCTGCGGCACGCCCGGCCCACACGACAGCATCGTGGTGCAGCTCGGCGGGGTGGTCTGCGGCCAGTGCGCTCCAACCGGCGCGCCCCGCGTGGACGCGCCGACCATCGCCCTTCTCGGCGCACTGCTGGCCGGAGAATGGGACGTCGTCGACGCGGCAGACGACTCGACCAGATCGAAGGCCAGCGGCGTCGTTGCCGCATACACGCAATGGCATCTGGAGCGCGGCTTGCGTTCACTCGCCCATGTGGCGCGGGAGAACCGGATGGGAGCCCCTGCGTGA
- the leuA gene encoding 2-isopropylmalate synthase, with amino-acid sequence MKNTQAPSAMPIHKYRPYHEQITVNLPDRTWPDNRITVAPRWCAVDLRDGNQALIDPMSPERKRIMFDLLVSMGYKEIEVGFPSASQTDFDFVRSLIETNSIPDDVTIQVLTQARDHLIKRTYESIAGAKQAIVHLYNSTSVLQRDVVFRTDKQGIVDIALHGARICREMEAIVPGTTVYYEYSPESYTGTELEFAADICNQVLEIFEPTPERKVIINLPSTVEMASPNIYADSIEWMSRHLNHRENVILSLHPHNDRGTAIAAAELGYLAGADRIEGCLFGNGERTGNVDLVALGINLFTQGIDPQIDFSDIDHVKRTAEYCNQLPVHERSPWAGDLVFTAFSGSHQDAIKKGFEAMAADAAEQGKDVNELLWAVPYLPVDPKDLGRSYEAVIRVNSQSGKGGVAYLLKNDHALDLPRRLQIEFSSVVQAKTDEDGGELTSQQIWEIFQDEYLPAADHKVDEKWGRFEVTGASTSSDASGMVSLSIQLRHADIIEHAEAIGNGPINAFLQILADKGFEIELYDYVQHTLSQGGDAQAAAYVELQVGDQRLWGVGIDADTSSASFKAIISAVNRAVRSHAADGALVKA; translated from the coding sequence ATGAAGAACACTCAGGCGCCGAGCGCCATGCCGATTCATAAGTATCGGCCGTACCACGAGCAGATCACCGTCAATCTGCCCGATCGCACCTGGCCGGACAACCGCATCACGGTTGCGCCGCGCTGGTGCGCCGTCGACCTGCGCGACGGCAACCAGGCTCTGATCGACCCGATGAGTCCAGAACGCAAGCGGATCATGTTCGACCTGCTGGTCTCGATGGGTTACAAGGAGATCGAGGTCGGATTTCCGAGCGCATCGCAGACCGACTTCGACTTCGTGCGCAGCCTCATCGAGACGAATTCGATTCCGGATGACGTGACTATCCAGGTGCTCACGCAGGCGCGCGATCATCTGATCAAACGCACTTATGAGTCGATCGCGGGCGCGAAGCAGGCCATCGTGCACCTGTACAACTCGACGAGCGTTCTTCAGCGTGATGTCGTTTTCCGTACGGACAAGCAGGGCATCGTCGACATCGCTCTGCACGGCGCGCGCATCTGCCGGGAGATGGAGGCAATCGTTCCCGGAACGACTGTCTACTACGAGTATTCGCCGGAGAGTTACACCGGCACCGAGTTGGAATTCGCTGCCGACATCTGCAACCAAGTTCTCGAGATCTTCGAACCGACCCCGGAACGCAAGGTCATCATCAACCTGCCCTCGACAGTGGAGATGGCCAGCCCGAACATTTACGCCGACTCGATCGAGTGGATGTCGCGGCACCTGAACCACCGCGAGAACGTCATCCTGTCGCTGCATCCGCACAATGATCGCGGCACAGCGATTGCTGCTGCCGAGCTGGGCTATCTCGCAGGCGCCGACAGGATCGAAGGCTGCCTGTTCGGTAACGGAGAGCGCACCGGCAACGTCGACCTGGTGGCGCTTGGGATCAACCTGTTCACGCAGGGCATCGACCCGCAAATCGATTTCTCAGATATCGACCACGTCAAGCGCACCGCGGAATACTGCAACCAGCTGCCAGTGCATGAGCGCAGCCCGTGGGCAGGAGACCTCGTGTTCACTGCTTTCAGCGGATCGCACCAAGACGCGATCAAGAAGGGGTTCGAGGCCATGGCGGCCGATGCCGCCGAGCAGGGCAAAGACGTGAACGAACTGCTCTGGGCTGTGCCATACCTGCCCGTCGACCCGAAAGACCTCGGGCGCAGCTACGAAGCGGTGATCCGGGTGAACTCGCAGTCCGGCAAGGGTGGCGTCGCCTACCTGCTGAAGAACGATCACGCCCTTGACCTGCCGCGCCGACTGCAAATCGAATTCTCTTCCGTCGTGCAGGCCAAGACCGATGAGGACGGTGGCGAACTCACGAGCCAGCAGATCTGGGAGATCTTCCAGGACGAGTATCTGCCGGCAGCCGACCACAAAGTCGACGAAAAGTGGGGGCGTTTCGAGGTGACCGGCGCATCGACATCGAGCGACGCATCCGGAATGGTGTCGTTGTCCATACAGCTGCGGCACGCAGACATCATCGAACACGCTGAGGCAATCGGCAACGGCCCGATTAACGCGTTCCTGCAGATCCTCGCAGACAAAGGGTTCGAGATCGAGCTGTACGATTACGTGCAGCACACGCTGTCGCAGGGTGGCGACGCGCAGGCGGCCGCCTATGTCGAGTTGCAGGTCGGCGACCAGCGGCTGTGGGGCGTCGGCATCGATGCGGACACGTCATCCGCATCGTTCAAGGCGATCATCTCTGCGGTCAACCGTGCGGTGCGTTCCCATGCGGCAGACGGGGCATTGGTGAAAGCCTGA
- a CDS encoding isoprenyl transferase has translation MSPKPYTHKDAVPFRPVDWTGLYPPKLPASAVPDHVALVMDGNGRWANKRGLARIEGHRAGEASLLDVVAGAIQLGVKHLSVYAFSTENWRRSPDEVRFLMGFNREVLHRRRDQLNEWGVRVRWAGRRPRLWASVIKELQFAEQLTARNSVLTLTMCVNYGGRTEIADAVRAIAADVAAGRIRPGAISEKTIQKHLYAPELPDVDLFVRSSGEQRTSNFMLWQSAYAEMVFLDTLWPDFTREQLWEAVELYAARNRRFGGAVDTPDAAL, from the coding sequence GTGAGTCCGAAGCCATACACGCACAAGGATGCTGTGCCGTTCCGGCCGGTCGACTGGACGGGTCTCTACCCGCCGAAGCTGCCGGCATCCGCAGTGCCGGATCACGTCGCACTGGTCATGGACGGCAATGGACGGTGGGCGAACAAACGGGGCCTCGCGCGGATCGAGGGGCACAGGGCCGGTGAGGCCTCTCTGCTCGACGTGGTCGCGGGAGCTATTCAACTCGGCGTCAAACACCTGAGCGTCTATGCCTTCTCGACGGAGAACTGGCGTCGTTCTCCCGATGAAGTCCGCTTTCTGATGGGGTTCAACCGAGAGGTTCTGCATCGTCGGCGGGATCAGCTGAACGAGTGGGGGGTGCGCGTGCGCTGGGCCGGCCGGAGGCCGCGACTGTGGGCATCCGTCATCAAAGAATTGCAATTCGCCGAGCAGCTCACCGCGCGCAATTCCGTGCTCACCCTCACGATGTGCGTCAACTACGGCGGGCGAACCGAGATTGCGGATGCGGTGCGTGCGATCGCTGCGGATGTCGCGGCCGGCCGCATCCGGCCCGGTGCGATCTCCGAGAAAACGATTCAGAAGCACCTGTATGCGCCGGAACTTCCGGATGTCGACCTGTTCGTGCGCAGTTCGGGGGAGCAGCGCACCAGCAACTTCATGCTCTGGCAGAGCGCGTACGCCGAAATGGTGTTCCTCGACACGCTGTGGCCCGACTTCACGCGGGAGCAGCTCTGGGAGGCCGTCGAACTCTACGCGGCACGTAACCGCCGGTTCGGCGGGGCCGTCGACACGCCCGATGCGGCGCTTTGA